From one Rattus rattus isolate New Zealand chromosome 15, Rrattus_CSIRO_v1, whole genome shotgun sequence genomic stretch:
- the LOC116884716 gene encoding protocadherin beta-14 — translation MMKTSLHKAPRKRQVTAIIFLLLLWEAGSATIKYSILEETDRGSLVGNLAKDLGLSLRELVIRGAQILSKGNKQLLQLEQKSGNLLMKEKLDREELCGSTNPCILPFQVLLKSPVQFIQGEIQLQDVNDHAPEFMEDEILLKIMENSHPGATFPLKIAQDLDVGSNTVQNYTISTNSHFHVLTRNHSDGRKYPELVLDKALDREKQAQIRLTLTALDSGSPPKTGTTQVVIVVLDINDNAPEFAQGLYEVQVQENSPVGSLVITVSARDLDAGTHGELSYSLFQSSNQVLRAFEINTNTGEIRVKKLLDFEETQSYRMEIEASDGGGLSGKCTVVINVTDVNDNAPELTMSLLVSDIPENSPETVVAVFGISDPDSEDNGKMVCSIQDHLPFLLKPNEENFYTLVTERALDRESRAEYNITITVTDMGTPRLTTRHTITVQVSDINDNAPAFTQTSYTMFVRENNSPALHIGTISATDSDSGSNAHITYSLLPPRDPQLALDSLISINADNGQLFALRALDYEALQAFEFRVGATDRGSPALSSQALVRVVVLDDNDNAPFVLYPLQNASAPFTELLPRAAEPGYLVTKVVAVDRDSGQNAWLSFQLLKATEPGLFSVWAHNGEVRTTRMLSERDVPKHRLLLLVKDNGDPPRSASVTLHVLLVDGFSQPYLPLPEVAHDPAQEENALTLYLVIALASVSSLFLLSVLLFVGVRLCRRARETSLGGCSVPDGHFPGHLVDVSGTGTLSQSYQYEVCLTGGTGTNEFKFLKPVLPNFLNDEGYRNTEENSNFRDCLGFS, via the coding sequence ATGATGAAGACATCACTCCACAAGGCACCACGGAAAAGGCAAGTGACCGCCATTATCTTTCTGTTACTACtgtgggaggcaggcagtgcAACTATTAAGTATTCCATtctggaggagacagacagaggttcTTTGGTGGGGAACCTAGCAAAAGATTTAGGGCTGAGTTTAAGGGAGTTGGTCATCAGGGGTGCCCAGATTCTTTCCAAAGGGAACAAACAGCTCCTGCAGCTGGAGCAGAAGAGTGGAAATTTGCTCATGAAAGAAAAATTGGATCGAGAGGAGTTATGTGGGAGCACCAACCCGTGCATCCTACCTTTCCAGGTGTTACTGAAGAGCCCAGTGCAATTTATTCAAGGGGAAATACAGCTTCAAGATGTAAATGACCATGCCCCTGAATTCATGGAAGATGAAATTCTCCTTAAAATCATGGAAAACAGCCATCCAGGTGCCACGTTCCCATTGAAAATAGCTCAAGATTTGGATGTGGGGAGCAACACAGTTCAGAACTATACAATCAGCACCAACTCCCATTTCCACGTTCTCACCCGAAATCACAGCGATGGGAGGAAATATCCAGAGCTGGTGCTAGACAAAGCACTGGACCGGGAGAAGCAGGCACAGATTAGATTAACACTCACAGCTCTGGACAGCGGGTCACCTCCCAAGACTGGGACTACTCAGGTTGTCATTGTGGTTCTGGACATTAATGACAATGCCCCTGAATTTGCCCAAGGGCTCTATGAGGTGCAGGTTCAAGAGAACAGCCCTGTGGGCTCCCTTGTCATCACTGTATCCGCAAGAGATTTAGATGCTGGGACACACGGAGAACTCTCCTACTCGCTTTTTCAATCTTCAAATCAAGTTCTTCGGGcttttgaaataaatacaaataccGGAGAAATTAGAGTAAAAAAACTGTTGGATTTTGAGGAAACTCAGTCTTACCGTATGGAAATCGAGGCCTCTGATGGGGGAGGCCTTTCAGGAAAATGCACAGTAGTAATAAATGTGACAGATGTAAATGACAACGCTCCTGAACTCACCATGTCATTACTGGTCAGCGATATTCCAGAAAACTCCCCTGAAACGGTAGTTGCGGTTTTTGGAATTTCAGATCCAGACTCTGAAGACAATGGAAAAATGGTGTGTTCCATCCAAGaccatcttcctttcctcttgaAACCTAATGAAGAAAACTTCTACACGTTGGTAACTGAAAGAGCActggacagagagagcagagctgagtACAACATCACCATCACAGTCACTGACATGGGCACACCCAGGCTCACAACCCGGCACACCATAACAGTGCAGGTGTCTGACATCAACGACAATGCCCCCGCCTTCACCCAAACCTCCTACACCATGTTCGTCCGTGAGAACAACAGCCCCGCTCTGCACATAGGCACCATCAGTgccacagactcagactcaggaTCCAATGCCCACATCACCTACTCGCTGCTGCCGCCTCGAGACCCACAGCTGGCCCTCGACTCACTCATCTCCATCAATGCAGACAATGGGCAGCTGTTCGCGCTCAGGGCGCTGGACTATGAGGCGCTGCAGGCCTTCGAGTTCCGCGTGGGTGCCACAGACCGAGGCTCACCCGCGCTCAGCAGCCAGGCACTGGTGCGCGTGGTGGTGCTGGACGACAATGACAATGCGCCCTTCGTGCTCTACCCGCTGCAGAACGCCTCTGCGCCCTTCACTGAGCTGCTGCCCAGGGCTGCAGAACCCGGATACCTGGTCACCAAGGTGGTAGCTGTGGACCGCGACTCTGGCCAGAATGCCTGGCTGTCATTCCAGCTGCTCAAGGCCACGGAGCCTGGGCTGTTTAGTGTGTGGGCACACAATGGCGAGGTGCGCACCACCAGGATGCTGAGCGAGCGCGATGTGCCCAAgcacaggctgctgctgctggtaaaGGACAATGGAGATCCTCCGCGCTCTGCGAGTGTCACTCTGCATGTGTTGCTGGTGGATGGTTTCTCTCAGccttacctgcctctgccagagGTGGCTCACGATCCTGCACAAGAAGAAAATGCGCTGACACTCTACCTGGTCATTGCTTTggcctctgtgtcttctctcttcctcctgtctgtgcTGCTGTTCGTGGGGGTGAGGCTGTGCAGGAGGGCCAGGGAGACCTCCCTGGGTGGCTGCTCTGTGCCTGACGGACACTTTCCTGGCCACCTGGTGGATGTCAGCGGTACAGGGACTCTATCCCAGAGCTACCAGTACGAGGTGTGTCTGACAGGAGGTACTGGAACAAATGAGTTTAAATTTCTTAAACCAGTACTTCCCAACTTCTTGAATGATGAAGGTTACAGGAACACGGAGGAGAATTCCAATTTTAGGGATTGTTTGGGGTTTAGCTAG